GAGCCACAGCGCCATCGCGCCGGCCGCCACGTACAGCAGGGTGATCCAGGTCATCACGCCCAGCGCGTCCAGGCCGCTGAGGAGCTGAAACACGGCGCTGAAGAGCAGGAAAAGCACCTTGTCGGTGGGGAATGCGGTTTCGATGCCCCACTGGTAGACCTGATCGGGGATGGTGCCGGCGGCAATAATACGGGTCGTGTCGGCCATATAAGCCCAGGAATCGGGCTCCAAGGGGATGGGTTTGGGGCCAAAGGCAAGGTAGAGCCGCGATGCCAGGACGGCCGCCAGTGTGATCAGGAGAAAGAGAGCGGTGACCATGTGCCGCCGGCCCCATGCCAATCGCGGCCGCGCCGGTCGCCGGCCCAGCCATATGCCTGCCAGTATGGCCGTCACTGCCAGCATGGCCCCCCAGGCCCAGCCGGCGTTCAGCCGGTGCAGGCCGGCCAGCGCCAGGCCAATCAGCGAGGTAACCACCACGCTCAACGCCGTGGAGAGCATACCCCTTCCCAGGGTGGAAAACCCTTCCTCCCGCGGCCAGATGAGGCTCACCAGGAAGAAGCCGGGCAGCCCCCAACAGAGCGCAATGGCCAACATGAGTCGAATGATCTGCATGCTCTATACCCTCTGCCGCGGGACGGCATTACACATAGCCCAGCCCCTTCAGGTGACGCTCCATCATCTCTTCCTCCTCGGCAGAGTATCCCAACCGCTCCTCGCCCTGATAATACTGCTCCAGGCCCTGAGGATCGTAGCGGATGCGTTCCCGTACCGCATCGCGCAGGAGGGAGAGCAGGGGCTGACCATCCAGGCCGGCGGGAACGGGCACGTCCATCAGCGCCAGGATGGTGGGATACACATCCCAGAGGCGGGCGCCGGCGACTTGTTCTCCCTGCCGAATGCCCGGGCCGGCCGCCACCAGAATGCCGTCCATGCGGTGCCAGCCCGTGCGGCCGTACACGGACGTCAGCCAGCGGTGCGAGGAGAATTGGGTGTTGCCGTAGGCACAGACGCGCATATCCCGCATGAACACCGTGATATCGGGGCCGTTGCTGGCATACGGCCCGGCATATATATCTTTGCCGAAGACGATTTCGGTGACCAGCGGACGGCCGGTGCGCGGGTCAGTGATACGCCGCAGGCGTTCTGCCACCATCTCCAGCGTTTCATCGTAGCGCTCCGGCGGGACACAGCCCTGCGGCTCCCGGCCGGCCAGGTTGATGAAGATGGGGCCGGCGTTGCCGATGGAATAGGCCACCGTGCGGCTCCAATCCACGTCGTCGAAGGAGACGAACAGCCGGCGCAGCAGGGCAAAGGTTTCCTCCCGGCGGTGGCGCGTGGCATGGGCGACCGCCCGGTTCAGCCTGAGCCGAAGCGACCACTCATATAGGTTCAGCGGGGTGAAGCCCATGGAAAACAGCAGATGCTTCAATCGGCTCTTCACGTGCGGCTTCACCACCATCAGCCCTTCCTGGATGAGCCAGGTGTTGATGTGGAACCAGTCGTCCAGCGGACCGAAACCGTGGTCGGAGACCAGGAAGACATTGACGTCCTGGCCGGCCTCCGCCA
This region of Anaerolineae bacterium genomic DNA includes:
- a CDS encoding DUF1616 domain-containing protein; its protein translation is MQIIRLMLAIALCWGLPGFFLVSLIWPREEGFSTLGRGMLSTALSVVVTSLIGLALAGLHRLNAGWAWGAMLAVTAILAGIWLGRRPARPRLAWGRRHMVTALFLLITLAAVLASRLYLAFGPKPIPLEPDSWAYMADTTRIIAAGTIPDQVYQWGIETAFPTDKVLFLLFSAVFQLLSGLDALGVMTWITLLYVAAGAMALWL
- a CDS encoding alkaline phosphatase family protein — protein: MPAHGSRSARTLVIGIDGATFDQIIPLVKGGRLPHIGALLERGSWGPLRSTIPPVTAPAWSSFMTGVNPGRHGIYDFRYRDAGTYELRTNNLTMNRSPTLWEVLSRHDRRSCLINIPASWPPRPINGFWVTGILTPADATTYTYPPELTEQIRRAIPDYEVWPASVFHPTGREREFLRAIEELTWKRVELFRFLQTLAEWDTAMVVFMGVDQVQHAMWHYQDPTHPQYDPDAPAEFRDAIAHTYEVIDAAVGALLAEAGQDVNVFLVSDHGFGPLDDWFHINTWLIQEGLMVVKPHVKSRLKHLLFSMGFTPLNLYEWSLRLRLNRAVAHATRHRREETFALLRRLFVSFDDVDWSRTVAYSIGNAGPIFINLAGREPQGCVPPERYDETLEMVAERLRRITDPRTGRPLVTEIVFGKDIYAGPYASNGPDITVFMRDMRVCAYGNTQFSSHRWLTSVYGRTGWHRMDGILVAAGPGIRQGEQVAGARLWDVYPTILALMDVPVPAGLDGQPLLSLLRDAVRERIRYDPQGLEQYYQGEERLGYSAEEEEMMERHLKGLGYV